The nucleotide sequence AGGTAATTCGGGCGCATCCAGATACGCATTAGCCGCAACAGAAAAACCGCGGGACACGCTATCCATATCGGCCCCAATATATTCCCGTGTTTCAGGATGACAACGATAAACCGCAACCCATCCGCTAACAATAGCTAACCCATCCTCATCAAACCGGGCCATTTGAATATCTGCACTGTATTTAGTCATTACTTTACCCTCGTAATATAAATCACTGATTTGTTGACAGGCCGGTTTTCATTTGCGGTCGGAACCACTCTGGACGCGTCAAATGTCCATGAAATCACCCCACCACCGGCACCGGCTGCGCGACCGCCTGCCTTATACTGGTAGCTGAATGCACCAGATGCGTTGCTCCCGCTCTCAATAGTGGGATTACCTAATGATCTCGTGATATTTCTGATCGCGTCCCCCTGAACACTCCCTAGCGAACGACCCGAGTCCAGCCCCCGCCCTCTATCCAGACCACGCTTAAACAGCCCCCTGTCATCGGGTAATTTCAGGTCGGGAAAAATTTTGGCGAGTTCAGGGTAATCTGCCGCCCGGAATGAGCGCCCCTCATTGGGTTCATATCCGGCGGGTATCGGCGCAGCCGTATGCCATTCGATAGTGGCGCCAATCGGGATACCTATCGTAATCTTTTGCTCTACGGCACCGTTAGCATTGAGAAATCTGGTGTGCAACTGTGCATCGGCATCAATCCAAATTTGCCCCGTGTCACCCCCTACACCGATACTCACCCCTTTGGCCCATCCATTTTCCCGACCACAAGAAAATGGCCCTGAATAATGCCTGCCGGGTAGCTCAGTCATATAGGTAGTCTGGTGATAGGCACCAACATCACCCGCCATCAAACTGATATCAGCCGATAGCGATTTCCCGTTAATTCTCCTGTCATTCGGTACAGCATTCATTACCCGTTCGACGGTTTCCACTAAGCCGATGTTTTTGACAAATTCATTTTTATTGGGAATATCTGCGCCGTTCTGGTTTTTAGCCAGGCGACTATCGGCGTTTTCACTAACAACGGTTAATGCTGCATTAGTGGCATAGCCCCCTTTCGGCTGTTTCCCATGCAGGCCGCTTTCCAATGCCTGCTGAGTCACATATTCCCGTTTCACGCTATCAATCTCTTGATGAATGGCGGAAATATCACGGTCATTTAATGACCCCTTAATGCGCAAATCCATCACATCACCGTGACCATCAATACCCGCAACCGCAAAGACATAATGCGGATACCCTGCCGCATCGATGTAGTTTTTAAGATCATTGGCGGCGATGATATGAACGACGGTTTTCCACTGGCTGACCACATTGCCTTGATAGCTAAAATCCGCATAAACGCGGGTATCGCGCAGGCGGTTAAGTGTTTGGTCAAACGCCAACTCACCCCGCAACCCGCCAATATAAGCCAGCCCCTTTTTGACCGTGTACCGGTCACCACGACAAACCACGGAAAACCCATCACCGAAAAACGCCGCCTCACCGTAACTGTCGGTATTCATCAGACGCTGCATTTCATCGATGCCAGATAAACGGGCGGTAAAATCAATCTGCCAGGTTTCCGCCGTGGTCATAATAGCGGTCTCTTTGGCTGCCCCTTCAAACTCCAGCAAGAAAGAGCGGGTGAGTACATTTCCCTGTAATCCGTTCGCGGTCTTAATTTTTTTCTGAGCTGGGGCATGGGTAATCATGCCAATAATGCCAGAAGCCTTATTTATCAGGCCA is from Photorhabdus laumondii subsp. laumondii and encodes:
- a CDS encoding phage tail protein yields the protein MELAAGKPVVLDEFVFAYVPDLDPTLAINRDETLPAESHIVHRQAVNKTGLASENAVAYSVTLGTEVGHFDFNWIGLINKASGIIGMITHAPAQKKIKTANGLQGNVLTRSFLLEFEGAAKETAIMTTAETWQIDFTARLSGIDEMQRLMNTDSYGEAAFFGDGFSVVCRGDRYTVKKGLAYIGGLRGELAFDQTLNRLRDTRVYADFSYQGNVVSQWKTVVHIIAANDLKNYIDAAGYPHYVFAVAGIDGHGDVMDLRIKGSLNDRDISAIHQEIDSVKREYVTQQALESGLHGKQPKGGYATNAALTVVSENADSRLAKNQNGADIPNKNEFVKNIGLVETVERVMNAVPNDRRINGKSLSADISLMAGDVGAYHQTTYMTELPGRHYSGPFSCGRENGWAKGVSIGVGGDTGQIWIDADAQLHTRFLNANGAVEQKITIGIPIGATIEWHTAAPIPAGYEPNEGRSFRAADYPELAKIFPDLKLPDDRGLFKRGLDRGRGLDSGRSLGSVQGDAIRNITRSLGNPTIESGSNASGAFSYQYKAGGRAAGAGGGVISWTFDASRVVPTANENRPVNKSVIYITRVK